A portion of the Drosophila sechellia strain sech25 chromosome 2R, ASM438219v1, whole genome shotgun sequence genome contains these proteins:
- the LOC6615287 gene encoding uncharacterized protein LOC6615287 isoform X2 → MPATATSKPRAPLVEEGMTPKKTALIIVTVIGCIAILWPKVFHPMMFGGVPPAQPNFKDPRGAPGGCCDVVLDREQFLNATKKDTVEPFGPHLYRKQINVYTGEISLRQERPAHLHPESIYQAMRERGRAIPATPTVPILERKTSPSNPPPRIVDGRPGPIPGMRPPMGAGALHQPQQRGSSMGFLMPLYTIGIVVFFGYTLMKIMFKKQVPNDPYGAAPSNPAFRQEVFGSQNHSQVEDLGGSKLGAAAAAAAKKPAAKDTEKELYNASVSATEVATSLSASLKSHQQLKEAEQLMEIEKLRQKLESTERAMAQLVAEMNTDQYEAKKNDNEKTREQPVDKQNLTNGHASTDQNPELETATKGARKRRDLSAERELTVLGMELTASCEGGHKWTGRPPTPVFRAPSEHSKLEDNFPEPQSIYLEGALAHESQILVADSQIKREEVYDSELNGSAEEPAIILSSRMTLSLINLDANQQNGNAGKSAVESPLADDIEIIGHDEQ, encoded by the exons ATGCCCGCTACAGCCACATCCAAGCCGAGAGCTCCGCTCGTCGAGGAGGGCATGACGCCCAAGAAGACCGCCCTGATCATCGTCACCGTGATCGGATGCATTGCCATCCTGTGGCCGAAGGTCTTCCATCCCATGATGTTCGGAGGAGTGCCTCCAGCCCAGCCAAACTTTAAGGATCCACGAGGTGCACCAGGCG GATGTTGTGATGTCGTCCTGGACAGGGAGCAGTTCCTGAATGCCACGAAGAAGGACACAGTCGAGCCCTTCGGTCCGCATTTGTATCGCAAGCAAATCAATGTTTACACGGGCGAAATAA GTCTGCGCCAGGAGCGTCCCGCCCACCTGCATCCGGAATCCATATACCAGGCCATGAGGGAGCGTGGTCGCGCCATtcccgccacgcccaccgtGCCGATTCTGGAACGGAAGACTTCGCCCAGTAATCCGCCTCCGCGGATCGTGGACGGACGG CCTGGACCCATTCCTGGAATGCGTCCACCCATGGGCGCCGGTGCACTGCATCAGCCACAACAGCGAGGCAGCAGCATGGGATTCCTAATGCCACTCTACACCATCGGCATCGTAGTCTTCTTCGGCTACACCCTGATGAAG ATCATGTTCAAGAAGCAAGTTCCCAATGATCCGTACGGAGCGGCGCCTTCAAATCCTGCTTTCCGGCAGGAGGTCTTCGGATCACAGAACCACAGCCAAGTGGAGGATTTGGGCGGCAGCAAGCTGG GAGCTGCTGCAGCCGCCGCCGCAAAGAAGCCGGCCGCCAAGGACACCGAAAAGGAGCTGTACAACGCCAGTGTGTCGGCCACCGAGGTGGCCACCAGTCTGTCCGCCTCGCTGAAGAGCCACCAGCAGCTGAAGGAGGCCGAGCAGCTGATGGAGATCGAGAAGCTGCGCCAGAAACTCGAGAGCACGGAGCGGGCGATGGCCCAGTTGGTGGCCGAAATGAACACCGATCAGTATGAGGCAAAG AAAAACGACAACGAAAAAACGAGAGAGCAACCTGTAGACAAGCAGAACCTAACCAATGGACATGCAAGCACCGACCAAAATCCGGAGCTGGAGACCGCGACGAAGGGAGCCAGGAAGCGGCGGGATCTGAGCGCTGAACGGGAACTGACG GTACTCGGCATGGAGTTAACAGCCAGTTGCGAGGGCGGCCACAAGTGGACTGGACGCCCTCCAACGCCTGTTTTCCGAGCGCCAAGCGAACAT TCCAAATTGGAAGACAACTTCCCGGAGCCGCAGTCCATTTATTTGGAAGGCGCCCTGGCCCACGAGTCCCAGATTTTGGTGGCCGACTCCCAGATCAAACGCGAAGAAGTCTACGACTCGGAGCTCAATGGCTCAGCCGAGGAACCAGCC ATCATTCTTAGCAGCAGAATGACATTGTCATTGATTAATTTGGACGCAAATCaacaaaatggaaatgccGGAAAATCCGCAGTGGAAAGCCCTCTGGCTGATGACATCGAAATAATTGGACACGACGAGCAGTAG
- the LOC6615287 gene encoding resistance to inhibitors of cholinesterase protein 3 isoform X9, giving the protein MPATATSKPRAPLVEEGMTPKKTALIIVTVIGCIAILWPKVFHPMMFGGVPPAQPNFKDPRGAPGGLRQERPAHLHPESIYQAMRERGRAIPATPTVPILERKTSPSNPPPRIVDGRPGPIPGMRPPMGAGALHQPQQRGSSMGFLMPLYTIGIVVFFGYTLMKIMFKKQVPNDPYGAAPSNPAFRQEVFGSQNHSQVEDLGGSKLGWREHQTRAAAAAAAKKPAAKDTEKELYNASVSATEVATSLSASLKSHQQLKEAEQLMEIEKLRQKLESTERAMAQLVAEMNTDQYEAKKNDNEKTREQPVDKQNLTNGHASTDQNPELETATKGARKRRDLSAERELTSKLEDNFPEPQSIYLEGALAHESQILVADSQIKREEVYDSELNGSAEEPAIILSSRMTLSLINLDANQQNGNAGKSAVESPLADDIEIIGHDEQ; this is encoded by the exons ATGCCCGCTACAGCCACATCCAAGCCGAGAGCTCCGCTCGTCGAGGAGGGCATGACGCCCAAGAAGACCGCCCTGATCATCGTCACCGTGATCGGATGCATTGCCATCCTGTGGCCGAAGGTCTTCCATCCCATGATGTTCGGAGGAGTGCCTCCAGCCCAGCCAAACTTTAAGGATCCACGAGGTGCACCAGGCG GTCTGCGCCAGGAGCGTCCCGCCCACCTGCATCCGGAATCCATATACCAGGCCATGAGGGAGCGTGGTCGCGCCATtcccgccacgcccaccgtGCCGATTCTGGAACGGAAGACTTCGCCCAGTAATCCGCCTCCGCGGATCGTGGACGGACGG CCTGGACCCATTCCTGGAATGCGTCCACCCATGGGCGCCGGTGCACTGCATCAGCCACAACAGCGAGGCAGCAGCATGGGATTCCTAATGCCACTCTACACCATCGGCATCGTAGTCTTCTTCGGCTACACCCTGATGAAG ATCATGTTCAAGAAGCAAGTTCCCAATGATCCGTACGGAGCGGCGCCTTCAAATCCTGCTTTCCGGCAGGAGGTCTTCGGATCACAGAACCACAGCCAAGTGGAGGATTTGGGCGGCAGCAAGCTGG GCTGGCGAGAGCATCAGACAA GAGCTGCTGCAGCCGCCGCCGCAAAGAAGCCGGCCGCCAAGGACACCGAAAAGGAGCTGTACAACGCCAGTGTGTCGGCCACCGAGGTGGCCACCAGTCTGTCCGCCTCGCTGAAGAGCCACCAGCAGCTGAAGGAGGCCGAGCAGCTGATGGAGATCGAGAAGCTGCGCCAGAAACTCGAGAGCACGGAGCGGGCGATGGCCCAGTTGGTGGCCGAAATGAACACCGATCAGTATGAGGCAAAG AAAAACGACAACGAAAAAACGAGAGAGCAACCTGTAGACAAGCAGAACCTAACCAATGGACATGCAAGCACCGACCAAAATCCGGAGCTGGAGACCGCGACGAAGGGAGCCAGGAAGCGGCGGGATCTGAGCGCTGAACGGGAACTGACG TCCAAATTGGAAGACAACTTCCCGGAGCCGCAGTCCATTTATTTGGAAGGCGCCCTGGCCCACGAGTCCCAGATTTTGGTGGCCGACTCCCAGATCAAACGCGAAGAAGTCTACGACTCGGAGCTCAATGGCTCAGCCGAGGAACCAGCC ATCATTCTTAGCAGCAGAATGACATTGTCATTGATTAATTTGGACGCAAATCaacaaaatggaaatgccGGAAAATCCGCAGTGGAAAGCCCTCTGGCTGATGACATCGAAATAATTGGACACGACGAGCAGTAG
- the LOC6615287 gene encoding uncharacterized protein LOC6615287 isoform X8: MPATATSKPRAPLVEEGMTPKKTALIIVTVIGCIAILWPKVFHPMMFGGVPPAQPNFKDPRGAPGGCCDVVLDREQFLNATKKDTVEPFGPHLYRKQINVYTGEISLRQERPAHLHPESIYQAMRERGRAIPATPTVPILERKTSPSNPPPRIVDGRPGPIPGMRPPMGAGALHQPQQRGSSMGFLMPLYTIGIVVFFGYTLMKIMFKKQVPNDPYGAAPSNPAFRQEVFGSQNHSQVEDLGGSKLVVTAIQGLIDAADEQLNGQDKQRATSDTETDSNKKNDNEKTREQPVDKQNLTNGHASTDQNPELETATKGARKRRDLSAERELTVLGMELTASCEGGHKWTGRPPTPVFRAPSEHSKLEDNFPEPQSIYLEGALAHESQILVADSQIKREEVYDSELNGSAEEPAIILSSRMTLSLINLDANQQNGNAGKSAVESPLADDIEIIGHDEQ; the protein is encoded by the exons ATGCCCGCTACAGCCACATCCAAGCCGAGAGCTCCGCTCGTCGAGGAGGGCATGACGCCCAAGAAGACCGCCCTGATCATCGTCACCGTGATCGGATGCATTGCCATCCTGTGGCCGAAGGTCTTCCATCCCATGATGTTCGGAGGAGTGCCTCCAGCCCAGCCAAACTTTAAGGATCCACGAGGTGCACCAGGCG GATGTTGTGATGTCGTCCTGGACAGGGAGCAGTTCCTGAATGCCACGAAGAAGGACACAGTCGAGCCCTTCGGTCCGCATTTGTATCGCAAGCAAATCAATGTTTACACGGGCGAAATAA GTCTGCGCCAGGAGCGTCCCGCCCACCTGCATCCGGAATCCATATACCAGGCCATGAGGGAGCGTGGTCGCGCCATtcccgccacgcccaccgtGCCGATTCTGGAACGGAAGACTTCGCCCAGTAATCCGCCTCCGCGGATCGTGGACGGACGG CCTGGACCCATTCCTGGAATGCGTCCACCCATGGGCGCCGGTGCACTGCATCAGCCACAACAGCGAGGCAGCAGCATGGGATTCCTAATGCCACTCTACACCATCGGCATCGTAGTCTTCTTCGGCTACACCCTGATGAAG ATCATGTTCAAGAAGCAAGTTCCCAATGATCCGTACGGAGCGGCGCCTTCAAATCCTGCTTTCCGGCAGGAGGTCTTCGGATCACAGAACCACAGCCAAGTGGAGGATTTGGGCGGCAGCAAGCTGG ttgtaacggccatacaaggTTTGATAGACGCGGCCGACGAGCAATTGAATGGCCAAGACAAGCAGAGGGCGACGAGCGACACTGAAACTGATTCGAATAAG AAAAACGACAACGAAAAAACGAGAGAGCAACCTGTAGACAAGCAGAACCTAACCAATGGACATGCAAGCACCGACCAAAATCCGGAGCTGGAGACCGCGACGAAGGGAGCCAGGAAGCGGCGGGATCTGAGCGCTGAACGGGAACTGACG GTACTCGGCATGGAGTTAACAGCCAGTTGCGAGGGCGGCCACAAGTGGACTGGACGCCCTCCAACGCCTGTTTTCCGAGCGCCAAGCGAACAT TCCAAATTGGAAGACAACTTCCCGGAGCCGCAGTCCATTTATTTGGAAGGCGCCCTGGCCCACGAGTCCCAGATTTTGGTGGCCGACTCCCAGATCAAACGCGAAGAAGTCTACGACTCGGAGCTCAATGGCTCAGCCGAGGAACCAGCC ATCATTCTTAGCAGCAGAATGACATTGTCATTGATTAATTTGGACGCAAATCaacaaaatggaaatgccGGAAAATCCGCAGTGGAAAGCCCTCTGGCTGATGACATCGAAATAATTGGACACGACGAGCAGTAG
- the LOC6615287 gene encoding resistance to inhibitors of cholinesterase protein 3 isoform X15 yields the protein MPATATSKPRAPLVEEGMTPKKTALIIVTVIGCIAILWPKVFHPMMFGGVPPAQPNFKDPRGAPGGLRQERPAHLHPESIYQAMRERGRAIPATPTVPILERKTSPSNPPPRIVDGRPGPIPGMRPPMGAGALHQPQQRGSSMGFLMPLYTIGIVVFFGYTLMKIMFKKQVPNDPYGAAPSNPAFRQEVFGSQNHSQVEDLGGSKLVVTAIQGLIDAADEQLNGQDKQRATSDTETDSNKKNDNEKTREQPVDKQNLTNGHASTDQNPELETATKGARKRRDLSAERELTSKLEDNFPEPQSIYLEGALAHESQILVADSQIKREEVYDSELNGSAEEPAIILSSRMTLSLINLDANQQNGNAGKSAVESPLADDIEIIGHDEQ from the exons ATGCCCGCTACAGCCACATCCAAGCCGAGAGCTCCGCTCGTCGAGGAGGGCATGACGCCCAAGAAGACCGCCCTGATCATCGTCACCGTGATCGGATGCATTGCCATCCTGTGGCCGAAGGTCTTCCATCCCATGATGTTCGGAGGAGTGCCTCCAGCCCAGCCAAACTTTAAGGATCCACGAGGTGCACCAGGCG GTCTGCGCCAGGAGCGTCCCGCCCACCTGCATCCGGAATCCATATACCAGGCCATGAGGGAGCGTGGTCGCGCCATtcccgccacgcccaccgtGCCGATTCTGGAACGGAAGACTTCGCCCAGTAATCCGCCTCCGCGGATCGTGGACGGACGG CCTGGACCCATTCCTGGAATGCGTCCACCCATGGGCGCCGGTGCACTGCATCAGCCACAACAGCGAGGCAGCAGCATGGGATTCCTAATGCCACTCTACACCATCGGCATCGTAGTCTTCTTCGGCTACACCCTGATGAAG ATCATGTTCAAGAAGCAAGTTCCCAATGATCCGTACGGAGCGGCGCCTTCAAATCCTGCTTTCCGGCAGGAGGTCTTCGGATCACAGAACCACAGCCAAGTGGAGGATTTGGGCGGCAGCAAGCTGG ttgtaacggccatacaaggTTTGATAGACGCGGCCGACGAGCAATTGAATGGCCAAGACAAGCAGAGGGCGACGAGCGACACTGAAACTGATTCGAATAAG AAAAACGACAACGAAAAAACGAGAGAGCAACCTGTAGACAAGCAGAACCTAACCAATGGACATGCAAGCACCGACCAAAATCCGGAGCTGGAGACCGCGACGAAGGGAGCCAGGAAGCGGCGGGATCTGAGCGCTGAACGGGAACTGACG TCCAAATTGGAAGACAACTTCCCGGAGCCGCAGTCCATTTATTTGGAAGGCGCCCTGGCCCACGAGTCCCAGATTTTGGTGGCCGACTCCCAGATCAAACGCGAAGAAGTCTACGACTCGGAGCTCAATGGCTCAGCCGAGGAACCAGCC ATCATTCTTAGCAGCAGAATGACATTGTCATTGATTAATTTGGACGCAAATCaacaaaatggaaatgccGGAAAATCCGCAGTGGAAAGCCCTCTGGCTGATGACATCGAAATAATTGGACACGACGAGCAGTAG
- the LOC6615287 gene encoding uncharacterized protein LOC6615287 isoform X13: protein MPATATSKPRAPLVEEGMTPKKTALIIVTVIGCIAILWPKVFHPMMFGGVPPAQPNFKDPRGAPGGLRQERPAHLHPESIYQAMRERGRAIPATPTVPILERKTSPSNPPPRIVDGRPGPIPGMRPPMGAGALHQPQQRGSSMGFLMPLYTIGIVVFFGYTLMKIMFKKQVPNDPYGAAPSNPAFRQEVFGSQNHSQVEDLGGSKLVVTAIQGLIDAADEQLNGQDKQRATSDTETDSNKKNDNEKTREQPVDKQNLTNGHASTDQNPELETATKGARKRRDLSAERELTVLGMELTASCEGGHKWTGRPPTPVFRAPSEHSKLEDNFPEPQSIYLEGALAHESQILVADSQIKREEVYDSELNGSAEEPAIILSSRMTLSLINLDANQQNGNAGKSAVESPLADDIEIIGHDEQ from the exons ATGCCCGCTACAGCCACATCCAAGCCGAGAGCTCCGCTCGTCGAGGAGGGCATGACGCCCAAGAAGACCGCCCTGATCATCGTCACCGTGATCGGATGCATTGCCATCCTGTGGCCGAAGGTCTTCCATCCCATGATGTTCGGAGGAGTGCCTCCAGCCCAGCCAAACTTTAAGGATCCACGAGGTGCACCAGGCG GTCTGCGCCAGGAGCGTCCCGCCCACCTGCATCCGGAATCCATATACCAGGCCATGAGGGAGCGTGGTCGCGCCATtcccgccacgcccaccgtGCCGATTCTGGAACGGAAGACTTCGCCCAGTAATCCGCCTCCGCGGATCGTGGACGGACGG CCTGGACCCATTCCTGGAATGCGTCCACCCATGGGCGCCGGTGCACTGCATCAGCCACAACAGCGAGGCAGCAGCATGGGATTCCTAATGCCACTCTACACCATCGGCATCGTAGTCTTCTTCGGCTACACCCTGATGAAG ATCATGTTCAAGAAGCAAGTTCCCAATGATCCGTACGGAGCGGCGCCTTCAAATCCTGCTTTCCGGCAGGAGGTCTTCGGATCACAGAACCACAGCCAAGTGGAGGATTTGGGCGGCAGCAAGCTGG ttgtaacggccatacaaggTTTGATAGACGCGGCCGACGAGCAATTGAATGGCCAAGACAAGCAGAGGGCGACGAGCGACACTGAAACTGATTCGAATAAG AAAAACGACAACGAAAAAACGAGAGAGCAACCTGTAGACAAGCAGAACCTAACCAATGGACATGCAAGCACCGACCAAAATCCGGAGCTGGAGACCGCGACGAAGGGAGCCAGGAAGCGGCGGGATCTGAGCGCTGAACGGGAACTGACG GTACTCGGCATGGAGTTAACAGCCAGTTGCGAGGGCGGCCACAAGTGGACTGGACGCCCTCCAACGCCTGTTTTCCGAGCGCCAAGCGAACAT TCCAAATTGGAAGACAACTTCCCGGAGCCGCAGTCCATTTATTTGGAAGGCGCCCTGGCCCACGAGTCCCAGATTTTGGTGGCCGACTCCCAGATCAAACGCGAAGAAGTCTACGACTCGGAGCTCAATGGCTCAGCCGAGGAACCAGCC ATCATTCTTAGCAGCAGAATGACATTGTCATTGATTAATTTGGACGCAAATCaacaaaatggaaatgccGGAAAATCCGCAGTGGAAAGCCCTCTGGCTGATGACATCGAAATAATTGGACACGACGAGCAGTAG
- the LOC6615287 gene encoding uncharacterized protein LOC6615287 isoform X11 — MPATATSKPRAPLVEEGMTPKKTALIIVTVIGCIAILWPKVFHPMMFGGVPPAQPNFKDPRGAPGGCCDVVLDREQFLNATKKDTVEPFGPHLYRKQINVYTGEISLRQERPAHLHPESIYQAMRERGRAIPATPTVPILERKTSPSNPPPRIVDGRPGPIPGMRPPMGAGALHQPQQRGSSMGFLMPLYTIGIVVFFGYTLMKIMFKKQVPNDPYGAAPSNPAFRQEVFGSQNHSQVEDLGGSKLVVTAIQGLIDAADEQLNGQDKQRATSDTETDSNKKNDNEKTREQPVDKQNLTNGHASTDQNPELETATKGARKRRDLSAERELTSKLEDNFPEPQSIYLEGALAHESQILVADSQIKREEVYDSELNGSAEEPAIILSSRMTLSLINLDANQQNGNAGKSAVESPLADDIEIIGHDEQ; from the exons ATGCCCGCTACAGCCACATCCAAGCCGAGAGCTCCGCTCGTCGAGGAGGGCATGACGCCCAAGAAGACCGCCCTGATCATCGTCACCGTGATCGGATGCATTGCCATCCTGTGGCCGAAGGTCTTCCATCCCATGATGTTCGGAGGAGTGCCTCCAGCCCAGCCAAACTTTAAGGATCCACGAGGTGCACCAGGCG GATGTTGTGATGTCGTCCTGGACAGGGAGCAGTTCCTGAATGCCACGAAGAAGGACACAGTCGAGCCCTTCGGTCCGCATTTGTATCGCAAGCAAATCAATGTTTACACGGGCGAAATAA GTCTGCGCCAGGAGCGTCCCGCCCACCTGCATCCGGAATCCATATACCAGGCCATGAGGGAGCGTGGTCGCGCCATtcccgccacgcccaccgtGCCGATTCTGGAACGGAAGACTTCGCCCAGTAATCCGCCTCCGCGGATCGTGGACGGACGG CCTGGACCCATTCCTGGAATGCGTCCACCCATGGGCGCCGGTGCACTGCATCAGCCACAACAGCGAGGCAGCAGCATGGGATTCCTAATGCCACTCTACACCATCGGCATCGTAGTCTTCTTCGGCTACACCCTGATGAAG ATCATGTTCAAGAAGCAAGTTCCCAATGATCCGTACGGAGCGGCGCCTTCAAATCCTGCTTTCCGGCAGGAGGTCTTCGGATCACAGAACCACAGCCAAGTGGAGGATTTGGGCGGCAGCAAGCTGG ttgtaacggccatacaaggTTTGATAGACGCGGCCGACGAGCAATTGAATGGCCAAGACAAGCAGAGGGCGACGAGCGACACTGAAACTGATTCGAATAAG AAAAACGACAACGAAAAAACGAGAGAGCAACCTGTAGACAAGCAGAACCTAACCAATGGACATGCAAGCACCGACCAAAATCCGGAGCTGGAGACCGCGACGAAGGGAGCCAGGAAGCGGCGGGATCTGAGCGCTGAACGGGAACTGACG TCCAAATTGGAAGACAACTTCCCGGAGCCGCAGTCCATTTATTTGGAAGGCGCCCTGGCCCACGAGTCCCAGATTTTGGTGGCCGACTCCCAGATCAAACGCGAAGAAGTCTACGACTCGGAGCTCAATGGCTCAGCCGAGGAACCAGCC ATCATTCTTAGCAGCAGAATGACATTGTCATTGATTAATTTGGACGCAAATCaacaaaatggaaatgccGGAAAATCCGCAGTGGAAAGCCCTCTGGCTGATGACATCGAAATAATTGGACACGACGAGCAGTAG
- the LOC6615287 gene encoding uncharacterized protein LOC6615287 isoform X12, which yields MPATATSKPRAPLVEEGMTPKKTALIIVTVIGCIAILWPKVFHPMMFGGVPPAQPNFKDPRGAPGGLRQERPAHLHPESIYQAMRERGRAIPATPTVPILERKTSPSNPPPRIVDGRPGPIPGMRPPMGAGALHQPQQRGSSMGFLMPLYTIGIVVFFGYTLMKIMFKKQVPNDPYGAAPSNPAFRQEVFGSQNHSQVEDLGGSKLGWREHQTIVTAIQGLIDAADEQLNGQDKQRATSDTETDSNKKNDNEKTREQPVDKQNLTNGHASTDQNPELETATKGARKRRDLSAERELTVLGMELTASCEGGHKWTGRPPTPVFRAPSEHSKLEDNFPEPQSIYLEGALAHESQILVADSQIKREEVYDSELNGSAEEPAIILSSRMTLSLINLDANQQNGNAGKSAVESPLADDIEIIGHDEQ from the exons ATGCCCGCTACAGCCACATCCAAGCCGAGAGCTCCGCTCGTCGAGGAGGGCATGACGCCCAAGAAGACCGCCCTGATCATCGTCACCGTGATCGGATGCATTGCCATCCTGTGGCCGAAGGTCTTCCATCCCATGATGTTCGGAGGAGTGCCTCCAGCCCAGCCAAACTTTAAGGATCCACGAGGTGCACCAGGCG GTCTGCGCCAGGAGCGTCCCGCCCACCTGCATCCGGAATCCATATACCAGGCCATGAGGGAGCGTGGTCGCGCCATtcccgccacgcccaccgtGCCGATTCTGGAACGGAAGACTTCGCCCAGTAATCCGCCTCCGCGGATCGTGGACGGACGG CCTGGACCCATTCCTGGAATGCGTCCACCCATGGGCGCCGGTGCACTGCATCAGCCACAACAGCGAGGCAGCAGCATGGGATTCCTAATGCCACTCTACACCATCGGCATCGTAGTCTTCTTCGGCTACACCCTGATGAAG ATCATGTTCAAGAAGCAAGTTCCCAATGATCCGTACGGAGCGGCGCCTTCAAATCCTGCTTTCCGGCAGGAGGTCTTCGGATCACAGAACCACAGCCAAGTGGAGGATTTGGGCGGCAGCAAGCTGG GCTGGCGAGAGCATCAGACAA ttgtaacggccatacaaggTTTGATAGACGCGGCCGACGAGCAATTGAATGGCCAAGACAAGCAGAGGGCGACGAGCGACACTGAAACTGATTCGAATAAG AAAAACGACAACGAAAAAACGAGAGAGCAACCTGTAGACAAGCAGAACCTAACCAATGGACATGCAAGCACCGACCAAAATCCGGAGCTGGAGACCGCGACGAAGGGAGCCAGGAAGCGGCGGGATCTGAGCGCTGAACGGGAACTGACG GTACTCGGCATGGAGTTAACAGCCAGTTGCGAGGGCGGCCACAAGTGGACTGGACGCCCTCCAACGCCTGTTTTCCGAGCGCCAAGCGAACAT TCCAAATTGGAAGACAACTTCCCGGAGCCGCAGTCCATTTATTTGGAAGGCGCCCTGGCCCACGAGTCCCAGATTTTGGTGGCCGACTCCCAGATCAAACGCGAAGAAGTCTACGACTCGGAGCTCAATGGCTCAGCCGAGGAACCAGCC ATCATTCTTAGCAGCAGAATGACATTGTCATTGATTAATTTGGACGCAAATCaacaaaatggaaatgccGGAAAATCCGCAGTGGAAAGCCCTCTGGCTGATGACATCGAAATAATTGGACACGACGAGCAGTAG
- the LOC6615287 gene encoding resistance to inhibitors of cholinesterase protein 3 isoform X17 — MPATATSKPRAPLVEEGMTPKKTALIIVTVIGCIAILWPKVFHPMMFGGVPPAQPNFKDPRGAPGGCCDVVLDREQFLNATKKDTVEPFGPHLYRKQINVYTGEISLRQERPAHLHPESIYQAMRERGRAIPATPTVPILERKTSPSNPPPRIVDGRPGPIPGMRPPMGAGALHQPQQRGSSMGFLMPLYTIGIVVFFGYTLMKIMFKKQVPNDPYGAAPSNPAFRQEVFGSQNHSQVEDLGGSKLGAAAAAAAKKPAAKDTEKELYNASVSATEVATSLSASLKSHQQLKEAEQLMEIEKLRQKLESTERAMAQLVAEMNTDQYEAKMIALKFLKRQPNF; from the exons ATGCCCGCTACAGCCACATCCAAGCCGAGAGCTCCGCTCGTCGAGGAGGGCATGACGCCCAAGAAGACCGCCCTGATCATCGTCACCGTGATCGGATGCATTGCCATCCTGTGGCCGAAGGTCTTCCATCCCATGATGTTCGGAGGAGTGCCTCCAGCCCAGCCAAACTTTAAGGATCCACGAGGTGCACCAGGCG GATGTTGTGATGTCGTCCTGGACAGGGAGCAGTTCCTGAATGCCACGAAGAAGGACACAGTCGAGCCCTTCGGTCCGCATTTGTATCGCAAGCAAATCAATGTTTACACGGGCGAAATAA GTCTGCGCCAGGAGCGTCCCGCCCACCTGCATCCGGAATCCATATACCAGGCCATGAGGGAGCGTGGTCGCGCCATtcccgccacgcccaccgtGCCGATTCTGGAACGGAAGACTTCGCCCAGTAATCCGCCTCCGCGGATCGTGGACGGACGG CCTGGACCCATTCCTGGAATGCGTCCACCCATGGGCGCCGGTGCACTGCATCAGCCACAACAGCGAGGCAGCAGCATGGGATTCCTAATGCCACTCTACACCATCGGCATCGTAGTCTTCTTCGGCTACACCCTGATGAAG ATCATGTTCAAGAAGCAAGTTCCCAATGATCCGTACGGAGCGGCGCCTTCAAATCCTGCTTTCCGGCAGGAGGTCTTCGGATCACAGAACCACAGCCAAGTGGAGGATTTGGGCGGCAGCAAGCTGG GAGCTGCTGCAGCCGCCGCCGCAAAGAAGCCGGCCGCCAAGGACACCGAAAAGGAGCTGTACAACGCCAGTGTGTCGGCCACCGAGGTGGCCACCAGTCTGTCCGCCTCGCTGAAGAGCCACCAGCAGCTGAAGGAGGCCGAGCAGCTGATGGAGATCGAGAAGCTGCGCCAGAAACTCGAGAGCACGGAGCGGGCGATGGCCCAGTTGGTGGCCGAAATGAACACCGATCAGTATGAGGCAAAG ATGATTGCCCTCAAGTTTCTCAAGCGGCAGCCAAACTTCTAA